One window from the genome of Nitrosospira multiformis encodes:
- a CDS encoding ubiquinone biosynthesis accessory factor UbiJ, whose product MLASVAIAPLNHLLRGESWARKRLQPCAGKTARFRLPPFLNLALTVQASGEVSTASSGVPDDAVFTLTPRLLPRLLAHEEDAYREIRISGDSAFAEEILHIGKNLHWDVEQDLSGVVGDIVAHRVVQAGDRLMHWHTETIRNLSQTLVEYLTEEQPLLAKPIDMHGLVQEINALRDDAAQLEERVIALAADRLQGNKTPL is encoded by the coding sequence ATGTTGGCATCCGTCGCGATAGCCCCGCTCAACCACCTGCTGCGTGGGGAAAGTTGGGCGCGCAAACGGTTACAACCCTGTGCGGGCAAGACTGCGCGTTTTCGCCTTCCGCCTTTCCTTAACCTCGCCCTGACGGTACAGGCCAGCGGCGAGGTATCCACCGCATCGAGCGGCGTCCCGGACGACGCTGTCTTCACCCTGACTCCCCGTTTATTGCCACGCCTGCTTGCCCATGAGGAGGACGCCTACCGTGAAATCCGGATTTCCGGCGATAGTGCATTTGCCGAAGAAATTCTCCATATCGGAAAAAACCTGCATTGGGACGTAGAGCAGGATTTAAGCGGGGTAGTGGGTGATATCGTCGCACATCGCGTGGTGCAGGCTGGCGACCGTCTGATGCATTGGCATACGGAAACCATTCGCAACCTGTCTCAGACGCTGGTGGAATATCTGACGGAAGAGCAGCCGCTATTGGCCAAACCCATTGATATGCACGGGCTTGTTCAGGAAATAAATGCATTGCGGGACGATGCAGCACAATTGGAAGAGCGGGTAATAGCCTTGGCAGCCGATAGGCTACAAGGTAACAAAACACCTCTATAA
- a CDS encoding Tim44 domain-containing protein: protein MKKILTLLTLAILSFGLAAFDAEAKRFGGGKSIGKQREAVSPQAAPKPGQAPSAAPAAAAGGSKWMGPLAGLAAGGLLAALFMGGAFEGINMMDVLMLAALMAAVFFVVRMMRRSRQEQSTRPMQYSGMEANTGNTHVPPTTPAPAASTASTTATPAQSGTANIPADFQVEPFLRNAKTSFIRLQAANDARDVSDIREYTTPEMFAEISMQINERNDAPQRTEVMTINADLLEVVTEKDLAIASVRFNGQLREAPGGSPEAFDEIWHVQKNLKDPESVWLLAGIQQVS from the coding sequence ATGAAGAAAATATTGACCCTGCTCACCTTGGCCATTCTTAGCTTCGGATTGGCCGCCTTTGATGCTGAAGCAAAACGCTTTGGCGGGGGTAAAAGCATTGGCAAGCAACGTGAAGCTGTGAGTCCGCAAGCCGCACCCAAGCCCGGACAAGCGCCTTCTGCCGCGCCCGCCGCAGCCGCAGGTGGCAGTAAATGGATGGGGCCCCTGGCGGGTTTAGCCGCGGGCGGATTGCTGGCAGCGCTTTTCATGGGTGGCGCATTCGAAGGTATCAACATGATGGATGTACTGATGCTGGCCGCGCTGATGGCCGCGGTATTCTTTGTCGTGCGCATGATGCGCAGGTCGCGGCAAGAACAGTCTACGCGTCCGATGCAGTATTCGGGTATGGAAGCAAATACCGGAAACACCCATGTTCCTCCGACGACCCCGGCGCCAGCAGCATCTACAGCAAGTACGACGGCCACGCCTGCACAAAGTGGCACAGCGAATATTCCTGCTGATTTTCAGGTGGAGCCGTTTCTGCGCAATGCCAAAACTTCGTTCATTCGCCTGCAAGCGGCCAATGATGCGCGCGACGTGAGTGATATCCGGGAATACACCACTCCCGAAATGTTCGCCGAAATAAGCATGCAGATCAACGAGCGCAACGATGCACCCCAAAGAACCGAGGTGATGACTATTAACGCGGATTTACTTGAAGTCGTTACCGAAAAAGACCTGGCTATCGCCAGTGTCCGCTTCAATGGGCAGCTACGCGAAGCCCCCGGCGGCTCACCGGAAGCGTTTGATGAAATCTGGCACGTGCAGAAAAACCTTAAGGACCCTGAATCCGTCTGGCTGCTGGCGGGAATTCAACAGGTTTCCTAG
- a CDS encoding GGDEF domain-containing protein yields MTSDHGSSRTSTVDSSPLLVKALEKSLEVKDKVEKCANELSTVNETIKKEMAAGITLHQAEKALAQSESVEDRVHECAGELNEVNNVLAQEIDDRNKLNRELIETLQELSTTQNVLSDSQNVLAIAHEVVEEAKQRTLRDFATGIPNRELFNDRLDQAIALARRCDWILAVMFIDLDGFKQINDTHGHAIGDRVLQVVAQRLYEQVRSEDTVCRYGGDEFLYLLVNPRSIANIQRVAHNVFDRISQALFIDDLTLTVAPSIGVAVYPGDASTGQELVANADAAMYRAKEKKAGCIFFASIP; encoded by the coding sequence ATGACCTCAGATCACGGCTCATCGCGGACGTCGACGGTGGATAGCTCTCCGTTGCTGGTAAAGGCACTTGAAAAAAGCCTGGAAGTGAAGGATAAGGTGGAGAAGTGTGCTAATGAGCTTTCTACCGTTAACGAAACGATAAAGAAGGAGATGGCGGCTGGTATTACATTGCATCAGGCGGAAAAAGCGCTTGCACAAAGCGAGAGCGTGGAAGATAGGGTGCATGAGTGCGCAGGTGAGCTGAATGAAGTCAATAATGTTCTGGCACAGGAAATTGATGACCGCAATAAGCTCAATCGAGAATTGATCGAAACGCTGCAAGAGCTGTCCACTACACAAAATGTTTTATCCGATTCACAGAATGTGCTGGCGATTGCGCATGAGGTGGTGGAGGAGGCAAAACAACGTACATTGCGCGATTTTGCTACAGGAATTCCCAATCGTGAGCTATTCAACGATCGCCTCGACCAGGCGATTGCCCTTGCCAGGCGGTGCGACTGGATATTGGCAGTGATGTTTATTGATCTGGATGGTTTTAAGCAAATTAACGATACGCATGGTCATGCCATCGGTGACAGGGTCTTACAGGTTGTGGCACAGCGATTGTACGAACAGGTTCGTAGTGAAGATACCGTCTGTCGTTATGGCGGTGATGAGTTTCTTTATCTATTGGTCAACCCTCGGAGTATCGCAAATATTCAAAGGGTTGCACATAACGTGTTCGATCGAATTTCGCAAGCTTTGTTTATCGATGATCTGACGCTGACCGTTGCACCCAGCATCGGTGTTGCGGTGTATCCTGGTGATGCAAGTACGGGCCAGGAACTGGTGGCGAATGCCGATGCCGCCATGTATCGGGCGAAAGAGAAAAAAGCCGGTTGTATCTTTTTCGCTTCGATTCCTTAA
- a CDS encoding universal stress protein: MENIQRIVVATDFSSRADQAVRRAAKLAAGHKAVLYLLHVLPSFPLEAFKHLMTDTPLETEQRLYNQAKVILQKKAETLASEGLDVKHHVAIGRAHIEINHYAESHQADLVVIGDQGESFLKEFFLGTTASKTLGKGHHPLLIVKQEAGDPYHRVLVPVDFSYPSRLALQMALKVIPAGIAPIEVSIHVLHAVETPLERKMQQSGLEAETIALYRTDVLYRDRCAMENIIVDCASGDTRVTSIVEYGSPPDVIRDKARSLGIDLIVIGKRGETELDEALFGSVTKHVLYETPCDVLVVSP, from the coding sequence GTGGAAAATATTCAACGCATTGTCGTCGCCACGGATTTTTCTTCCCGGGCCGATCAGGCGGTGCGCCGCGCCGCGAAGCTGGCAGCCGGACACAAGGCAGTATTGTATTTACTGCACGTTCTTCCGTCGTTTCCGCTTGAAGCCTTCAAGCATTTAATGACGGACACTCCACTGGAAACGGAACAGAGACTCTACAATCAAGCCAAGGTAATACTGCAAAAGAAGGCTGAAACACTTGCCAGCGAGGGATTGGACGTCAAGCATCACGTTGCGATCGGGAGAGCCCATATTGAGATCAATCACTACGCTGAATCCCACCAGGCCGATCTGGTCGTGATCGGCGATCAGGGCGAAAGTTTTCTTAAGGAATTCTTTTTGGGTACTACCGCATCAAAAACTCTCGGGAAGGGTCATCATCCGTTGCTGATCGTAAAACAGGAGGCCGGGGATCCGTATCATCGCGTACTGGTGCCGGTGGACTTCTCGTACCCTTCACGGCTGGCGCTACAGATGGCGCTGAAAGTTATCCCCGCCGGAATAGCACCGATAGAGGTTTCAATTCACGTGCTGCATGCGGTTGAGACCCCGCTTGAACGGAAAATGCAGCAAAGTGGTTTAGAAGCGGAAACGATTGCGCTCTATCGCACCGATGTTCTTTACCGTGATCGTTGTGCCATGGAGAATATTATTGTCGACTGCGCATCTGGCGATACCCGGGTGACTTCCATTGTCGAGTACGGTTCTCCGCCTGACGTGATTCGGGACAAGGCACGATCTCTCGGTATCGATCTGATTGTCATTGGCAAGCGCGGAGAAACGGAGCTGGACGAAGCGCTATTCGGGTCCGTTACCAAGCATGTTCTCTACGAAACGCCATGCGACGTACTGGTGGTCAGCCCGTAA
- a CDS encoding DUF1360 domain-containing protein, whose amino-acid sequence MRFYWLIVGILAVWRITHLLAAEDGPWQSLAEFRRRANNGFFAELFDCFYCLSLWVAAPVAWLIGEDWKEWVLLWFALSGAAILLERATTRSNEVPFATYTEDPEDDDGMLRKK is encoded by the coding sequence GTGCGTTTCTACTGGTTGATTGTCGGGATACTGGCGGTCTGGAGAATTACGCACCTGCTCGCCGCTGAGGATGGCCCTTGGCAGTCGCTAGCCGAATTTCGGCGGCGAGCGAATAATGGATTCTTCGCTGAACTGTTCGATTGTTTTTACTGTTTGAGTCTGTGGGTCGCGGCGCCAGTGGCCTGGCTGATTGGCGAAGACTGGAAGGAATGGGTATTACTGTGGTTTGCACTTTCCGGTGCCGCCATTCTTCTGGAGCGAGCGACAACCAGGTCCAATGAAGTCCCGTTTGCGACCTACACCGAGGACCCGGAGGACGACGATGGGATGTTGCGGAAGAAATAG